In one window of Microtus pennsylvanicus isolate mMicPen1 chromosome 2, mMicPen1.hap1, whole genome shotgun sequence DNA:
- the LOC142845000 gene encoding olfactory receptor 4K3-like: MEEVNQSVVTEFIFQGLCTSRELQIFLLLPFSTLYLMTVVGNIFVVILIITDHHLHFPMYFLLANLSFIDLCISSVTTPKLIIDLVKENKIISYGGCMSQILFAHFFVGSEMVLLVTMAYDRYVAICRPLHYTSIMDRQKCIWLVVISWIIGFVHGISQLILILELPFCGPRVIDSFFCDIPLVIKLACINTDTMRIMINADSSVVATACFIFLLISYTYILITVKLHSKDGSSKALSTCTSHIIVVVLLFVPVIFIYLSPVSITWLDKFLAVFYSVITPLLNPAIYTLRNKDIKNAIKKLINHR, translated from the coding sequence ATGGAAGAAGTAAACCAATCTGTGGTTACTGAGTTCATTTTCCAAGGACTTTGTACTTCAAGGGAACTACAGATCTTCCTCCTGCTGCCATTTTCCACCCTCTACCTGATGACTGTGGTAGGAAACATCTTTGTGGTCATATTAATCATCACTGATCATCATCTTCATTTCCCCATGTACTTTCTGTTAGCCAATCTCTCATTTATTGACTTATGCATTTCCTCAGTTACTACCCCCAAACTGATCATAGACcttgttaaagaaaataaaataatttcctatGGAGGTTGCATGAGCCAGATCCTCTTTGCACATTTCTTTGTAGGGAGTGAGATGGTGCTTCTTGTAacaatggcctatgaccgctatgtggccatctgcaggcCACTCCACTACACCAGCATCATGGACAGACAGAAGTGCATCTGGCTGGTTGTGATATCATGGATCATTGGATTTGTGCATGGCATTAGTCAACTGATCCTGATTTTGGAGCTACCTTTTTGTGGACCTAGAGTGATAGACAGCTTTTTCTGTGATATTCCTTTGGTGATAAAATTAGCCTGCATCAATACTGATACTATGAGAATTATGATAAATGCTGACAGTAGTGTTGTAGCAACAGCTTGCTTCATTTTCTTGCTGATATCTTACACTTACATTCTAATAACTGTTAAGCTTCATTCTAAAGATGGTTCATCAAAGGCACTCTCTACCTGTACCTCCCATATCATAGTGGTTGTGCTATTATTTGTGCCTGTCATTTTCATCTATCTGTCGCCTGTCAGTATCACATGGCTGGATAAGTTTCTTGCTGTATTTTACTCAGTCATCACACCTCTCCTGAATCCAGCCATTTATACACtaagaaataaagatataaagaatgccaTAAAGAAGTTGATAAATCACAGGTGA
- the LOC142845001 gene encoding olfactory receptor 4K3-like, with protein sequence MEEVNQSVVTEFIFQGLCTSRELEIFLLLPFSTLYLMTVVGNIFVVILIISDHHLHSPMYFLLANLSFIDLCISSVTTPKLIIDLVKENKIISYGGCMSQILFVHFFVGDEMVLLVTMAYDRYVAICRPLHYTSIMDRQKCIWLVVISWIIGFVHGISQLILILGLPFCGPRVIDSFFCDIPLVMKLACINTDTLVIMINADSGVVATACFIFLLISYTYILITVQLHSKDGSSKALSTCTSHIIVVVLFFVPGIFIYLSPVSITWMDKFLAIFYSVITPLLNPAIYTLRNKDIKKAIKKMINHM encoded by the coding sequence ATGGAAGAAGTAAACCAATCTGTGGTTACTGAGTTCATTTTCCAAGGACTTTGTACTTCAAGGGAACTAGAGATCTTCCTCCTGCTGCCATTTTCCACCCTCTACCTGATGACTGTGGTAGGAAACATCTTTGTGGTCATATTAATCATCTCTGATCATCATCTTCATTCTCCCATGTACTTTCTGTTAGCCAATCTCTCATTTATTGACTTATGCATTTCCTCAGTTACTACCCCCAAACTGATCATAGACcttgttaaagaaaataaaataatttcctatGGAGGCTGCATGAGCCAAATCCTGTTTGTGCATTTCTTTGTAGGGGATGAGATGGTTCTTCTTGTAacaatggcctatgaccgctatgtggccatctgcaggcCACTCCACTACACCAGCATCATGGACAGACAGAAGTGCATCTGGCTGGTTGTGATATCATGGATCATTGGATTTGTGCATGGCATTAGTCAACTGATCCTGATTTTGGGGCTACCTTTTTGTGGACCTAGAGTGATAGACAGCTTTTTCTGTGatattcctttggtgatgaaattAGCCTGCATCAATACTGATACTCTGGTAATTATGATAAATGCTGACAGTGGCGTTGTTGCAACagcttgctttattttcttgctgATATCTTACACTTACATTCTAATAACTGTTCAGCTTCACTCTAAAGATGGTTCATCAAAGGCACTCTCTACCTGTACCTCCCATATCATAGTAGTTGTACTATTCTTTGTTCCTGGCATTTTCATCTATCTGTCGCCTGTCAGCATCACATGGATGGACAAGTTTCTTGCTATATTTTACTCAGTCATCACACCTCTCCTGAATCCAGCTATCTATACACTGAGAAATAAAGATATTAAGAAAGCCATAAAGAAGATGATAAATCACATGTGA
- the LOC142845002 gene encoding olfactory receptor 4K15-like: protein MEEVNHSMVTEFTFQGLCTSRELQIFLLLPFSTLYLMTVVGNISVVILIISDHHLHFPMYFLLANLSFIDLCISSVTTPKLIIDLVKENKIISYRGCMSQILFVHFFVGDEMVLLVTMAYDRYVAICRPLHYTSIMDRQKCIWLVVISWIIGFVHGISQLILILGLPFCGPRVIDSFFCDIPLVMKLACINTDTLVIMINADSGVVATACFIFLLISYTYILITVQLHSKDGSSKALSTCTSHIIVVVLLFVPIIFIYLSPVSITWLDKFLAVFYSVITPLLNPAIYTLRNKDIQKAIKKMINHM from the coding sequence atggaagaagtAAACCATTCTATGGTTACTGAATTTACTTTCCAAGGACTTTGTACCTCAAGGGAACTACAGATCTTCCTCCTGCTGCCATTTTCCACCCTCTACCTGATGACTGTGGTAGGAAACATCTCTGTGGTCATATTAATCATCTCTGATCATCATCTTCATTTCCCCATGTACTTTCTGTTAGCCAATCTCTCATTTATTGACTTATGCATTTCCTCAGTTACTACCCCCAAACTGATCATAGACcttgttaaagaaaataaaataatttcctatAGAGGTTGCATGAGCCAGATCCTGTTTGTGCATTTCTTTGTAGGGGATGAGATGGTTCTTCTTGTAacaatggcctatgaccgctatgtggccatctgcaggcCACTCCACTACACCAGCATCATGGACAGACAGAAGTGCATCTGGCTGGTTGTGATATCATGGATCATTGGATTTGTGCATGGCATTAGTCAACTGATCCTGATTTTGGGGCTACCTTTTTGTGGACCTAGAGTGATAGACAGCTTTTTCTGTGatattcctttggtgatgaaattAGCCTGCATCAATACTGATACTCTGGTAATTATGATAAATGCTGACAGTGGCGTTGTTGCAacagcttgttttattttcttgctgaTATCTTACACTTACATTCTAATAACTGTTCAGCTTCACTCTAAAGATGGTTCATCAAAGGCACTCTCTACCTGCACCTCCCATATCATAGTGGTTGTGCTATTATTTGTGCCTATCATTTTCATCTATCTGTCGCCTGTCAGCATCACATGGCTGGACAAGTTTCTTGCTGTATTTTACTCAGTCATAACACCTCTCCTGAATCCAGCCATTTATACACTAAGAAATAAAGATATTCAGAAAGCCATAAAAAAGATGATAAATCACATGTGA